The following are from one region of the Nicotiana tomentosiformis chromosome 7, ASM39032v3, whole genome shotgun sequence genome:
- the LOC104086757 gene encoding GDSL esterase/lipase At2g04570-like, protein MAYNFISIILGQFFLLMTTILASKVPAIIVFGDSSVDSGNNNQISTVLKSNFEPYGRDFYDKKPTGRFCNGRIPPDFISEAFGLRPFVPAYLDPAFNISDFAMGVCFASAGTGYDNATSDVLDVIPLWKEVEYYKEYQKKLRAYAGKKKAKYIIEEALYLVSIGTNDFLENYYSMQSRRASQYTEDQFQTFLLRLAQNFVKQIYQMGARKISLTGLPPMGCLPLERATNYISGNGDGCNEKYNNVAKHFNVMLGGLVQKLNKELPGIRVVFADAYNLLLQMIRKPSSYGFEVAGVACCGTGLFEMGYLCDSLNPLTCTDANKYIFWDAFHVTDKTNHIISNFLMKHVFRQFQ, encoded by the exons ATGGCTTACAATTTCATCAGTATTATTTTGGGTCAATTCTTCTTACTAATGACTACAATTTTGGCAAGCAAAGTTCCAGCAATTATAGTGTTTGGTGATTCCTCTGTTGATTCAGGCAATAACAACCAAATTTCCACTGTTTTAAAGAGCAATTTCGAGCCGTACGGCCGTGATTTTTACGATAAAAAACCAACTGGGAGGTTTTGCAATGGGCGAATTCCGCCGGATTTTATATCTGAGGCTTTTGGATTGAGGCCATTTGTTCCAGCTTATTTGGATCCGGCATTTAATATATCTGATTTTGCAATGGGAGTTTGCTTTGCTTCTGCTGGTACTGGTTATGATAATGCCACTTCTGATGTGCTT GATGTGATACCTTTGTGGAAAGAAGTAGAGTACTACAAGGAATATCAGAAGAAACTAAGAGCATACGCAGGCAAAAAGAAAGCCAAATACATAATAGAAGAGGCATTATATTTAGTGAGCATAGGAACAAATGACTTTTTAGAAAATTACTACTCAATGCAAAGTAGACGTGCGTCTCAATACACAGAAGATCAATTTCAGACTTTCCTTCTCCGACTTGCACAGAATTTTGTAAAACAAATTTATCAAATGGGAGCTAGGAAAATTTCCTTAACTGGACTTCCTCCTATGGGATGTTTGCCTTTGGAAAGAGCAACAAATTATATAAGTGGAAATGGAGATGGATGCAATGAGAAATATAATAATGTGGCTAAGCATTTTAATGTAATGTTGGGTGGTTTAGTTCAGAAACTAAACAAAGAGCTTCCTGGGATTAGAGTGGTTTTTGCTGATGCTTATAATCTCTTGCTACAAATGATTAGAAAACCTTCTTCTTATG GGTTTGAAGTGGCAGGTGTAGCATGTTGTGGCACAGGATTATTTGAAATGGGTTACTTGTGCGATAGTTTAAATCCATTGACATGCACAGATGCAAACAAGTACATATTTTGGGACGCTTTTCACGTGACCGACAAAACAAACCACATTATCTCTAATTTCTTGATGAAACATGTCTTTCGCCAATTTCAATAG